The following proteins come from a genomic window of Drosophila sulfurigaster albostrigata strain 15112-1811.04 chromosome X, ASM2355843v2, whole genome shotgun sequence:
- the LOC133847783 gene encoding kelch domain-containing protein 10 homolog, whose protein sequence is MEQERKVKETLEEPEMSLNIFFEDEPKEEQLEMLLGGQLQEDLQALEPRDVVILPASNDSDSDSDSDSVNTDGTIYTTSNSFSDESLFDYEMAVMSQSVRPSYSFKCQRLIDCRFTSQPRANRNFAIMQGGLHLVARNFNLLAVVSNPDYDDVLGSHQDHQVWCYTPATNRWKLHECLKYCKLVLRHLSAKAFLNTGGNELLIYFADGVYPPIAFVERSIDGTNAIFRAVKGVMPRADYGAAYVSHQHFMYVIGGKLNLIPVCDVHRYDFHKRLWQVLYQSERNNPFDYAKGRFGHQVITDGKFIYCLGGGHINMQLHDFKHILTFNLTTHTWLERHTHPDDRMLAENEGYPRARQAFACVQRHCSNGDIEAIICGGQEAGFFSYLPDIWKLNVCTMKWTHLFTACTPLLTYISSAALMRNDCLFVFGGVEHKRWSPLPRVTGLYKMWLTVPKLSELAWEAYSYYNDLEGRDRQELITLGIPSRFVERLPPVEPSPEDDSDFEF, encoded by the coding sequence ATGGAACAAGAGCGCAAAGTAAAGGAGACACTGGAAGAGCCGGAAATGTCGTTGAACATTTTTTTCGAAGATGAACCAAAGGAGGAGCAATTGGAAATGCTTTTGGGAGGTCAGTTACAAGAGGATTTGCAAGCGCTAGAGCCCCGGGATGTTGTGATCCTTCCAGCTTCAAACGATAGCGACAGTGACAGTGACAGCGATTCCGTGAACACAGATGGCACGATTTATACGACTTCTAATTCGTTCAGCGACGAAAGCTTGTTCGATTATGAGATGGCAGTCATGTCGCAGAGCGTACGGCCAAGTTACAGCTTTAAGTGCCAGCGATTGATCGATTGCCGGTTCACATCGCAACCGAGAGCCAATCGCAATTTTGCCATAATGCAAGGTGGTCTCCATCTGGTGGCACGTAACTTCAATTTGCTTGCGGTTGTCAGCAATCCTGATTACGATGATGTTTTGGGATCGCACCAGGATCATCAGGTTTGGTGCTACACTCCAGCAACAAATCGCTGGAAACTGCATGAGTGCTTAAAGTACTGTAAGCTCGTGCTCCGTCACCTGAGCGCGAAAGCATTTCTGAACACCGGCGGAAATGAGCTATTGATCTACTTTGCCGACGGTGTATATCCACCGATCGCCTTTGTGGAGCGCTCTATCGACGGCACAAATGCGATATTCCGGGCGGTCAAAGGCGTTATGCCGAGGGCAGATTATGGTGCAGCATATGTGTCGCATCAGCATTTTATGTACGTGATTGGTGGCAAATTGAACTTAATCCCCGTATGCGATGTGCATCGCTATGATTTCCACAAGAGGCTGTGGCAGGTGCTTTACCAAAGTGAGCGGAACAATCCCTTCGACTATGCCAAGGGACGCTTTGGCCACCAAGTGATCACCGATGGCAAGTTCATCTATTGTCTAGGCGGCGGCCACATTAATATGCAATTGCACGACTTCAAGCACATTCTCACCTTCAATCTGACCACTCACACTTGGCTCGAGCGTCACACCCATCCCGATGACCGCATGCTAGCGGAGAACGAAGGCTATCCGAGGGCACGTCAGGCGTTTGCATGTGTGCAGCGACATTGCTCCAACGGCGACATTGAAGCCATCATCTGTGGCGGCCAGGAGGCGGGATTCTTTAGCTACCTGCCCGACATATGGAAGCTCAATGTGTGCACCATGAAGTGGACGCATCTTTTCACCGCCTGTACGCCGTTACTCACATACATCTCATCGGCCGCCCTGATGAGGAACGATTGCTTGTTCGTCTTCGGTGGGGTTGAGCATAAGCGTTGGTCTCCGCTTCCCAGAGTGACGGGACTCTACAAGATGTGGCTGACGGTGCCGAAGCTAAGTGAATTGGCCTGGGAGGCATACAGCTACTATAACGATCTCGAGGGTCGCGATCGCCAAGAGTTAATCACTTTGGGCATTCCATCGAGATTTGTTGAACGTCTGCCTCCTGTCGAGCCGAGTCCCGAGGATGATTCTGATTTTGAATTCTAA